A single genomic interval of Pristiophorus japonicus isolate sPriJap1 chromosome Y, sPriJap1.hap1, whole genome shotgun sequence harbors:
- the LOC139241084 gene encoding probable G-protein coupled receptor 139 has translation MEAYRQYFSVLTSGIEMSTILLGEADEIIKTIAGIESNTEQIRCEYFSNLPGCLNHEGKHRFKKTMLETFTSIDKIYYMIIAVIDVPVNLVAIVILSRGKCGLSTCTSRYLVAMAAADLLVIITEVILYQINWYYFPVCFLDITPVCSVRAVLRGAATDCSVCFTVIFSFDRFVAICCTKLKTKYCTGKTAAVVLSTTGILLCLRNIPLYFRYEPGWIIDSIQWFCYTIPGYFTEPGWVVFDWFKMGLTPVLPFALILLLNALTVRHILVASRVRQGLRGESKGKNRSDPEMESRRKSVILLFAISGSFILLWLLHVIDFLHYNIAGGNSSSGNDVYYIFEQVGFMLRNLNCTNTFIYGMIQCKFREQLKSAVKYPVTSIIQLMNNQNN, from the exons ATGGAGGCTTACAGGCAGTATTTTAGTGTCCTTACCAGCGGTATTGAAATGTCCACAATCCTCCTCGGGGAAGCGGATGAAATAATAAAAACTATTGCAGGCATTGAGTCCAATACTGAGCAGATCCGTTGCGAGTATTTTTCAAACCTGCCTGG TTGCCTgaaccacgaagggaaacatcgctTCAAAAAGACAATGCTTGAAACATTTACGAGTATAGATAAAATATATTACATGATAATAGCCGTCATTGATGTTCCTG tgaatttagtggcgattgtaatcctgtcccggggaaagtgcgggctctCCACCTGCACcagtcgctacctggtggccatggcagcggcggatctattgGTCATCATCACTGAGGTCATACTGTATCAGATCAATTGGTATTATTTCCCAGTTTGTTTCCTTGACATCACCCCTGTGTGTAGTGTTCGCGCAGTCCTGAGgggtgcagccacagactgttctgtctgtttCACCGTCATTTTCtccttcgatcgatttgtggcaATTTGTTGCACGAAGCTAAAAACAAAATATTGCACCGGGAAAACTGCAGCTGTGGTTCTATCAACAACCGGCATTCTTCTCTGTTTACGAAACATTCCCCTCTATTTCAGATATGAACCGGGATGGATAATCGACAGTATACAATGGTTTTGTTACACAATACCAGGCTATTTTACTGAGCCTGGATGGGTGGTATTTGACTGGTTTAAGATGGGTTTAACCCCAGTGCTCCCATTCGCTTTAattttgctgctcaatgctctgactgtcagacacattttagtggcaaGTCGAGTCCGTcagggactgaggggtgagagcaagggaaagaatcgcagtgacccagagatggagagcagaaGGAAGTCTGTGATTTTACTATTCGCCATTTCCGGCAGCTTCATTCTTCTGTGGTTGTTGCATGTTATCGACTTCTTACATTATAACATTGCAGGAGGAAATTCCAGCTCTGGCAATGATGTGTATTACATTTTTGAACAAGTAGGGTTCATGCTGCGGAATTTGAATtgtacaaacacatttatttacggaaTGATACAAtgcaagttcagagagcagttgaagagcgcggtgaaatatccggttacctcaattaTTCAATTAATGAATAATCAGAACAACTGA
- the LOC139241085 gene encoding probable G-protein coupled receptor 139 codes for MNKDEAPDPRTSWAAPTFVRTPPLVVAMNKDGRNLLVGGCLNHEGKHRFKKTMLETFTSIDKIYYMIIAVIDVPVNLVAIVILSRGKCGLSTCTSRYLVAMAAADLLVIITEVILYQINWYYFPVCFLDITPVCSVRAVLRGAATDCSVCFTVIFSFDRFVAICCTKLKTKYCTGKTAAVVLSTTGILLCLRNIPLYFRYEPGWIIDSIQWFCYTIPGYFTEPGWVVFDWFKMGLTPVLPFALILLLNALTVRHILVASRVRQGLRGESKGKNRSDPEMESRRKSVILLFAISGSFILLWLLHVIDFLHYNIAGGNSSSGNDVYYIFEQVGFMLRNLNCTNTFIYGMIQCKFREQLKSAVKYPVTSIIQLMNNQNN; via the exons ATGAATAAAGATGAAGCGCCGGACCCTAGAACATCCTGGGCCGCCCCGACctttgtgagaacaccaccgctggTCGTGGCTATGAATAAAGATGGTCGGAATTTGTTGGTTGGAGG TTGCCTgaaccacgaagggaaacatcgctTCAAAAAGACAATGCTTGAAACATTTACGAGTATAGATAAAATATATTACATGATAATAGCCGTCATTGATGTTCCTG tgaatttagtggcgattgtaatcctgtcccggggaaagtgcgggctctCCACCTGCACcagtcgctacctggtggccatggcagcggcggatctattgGTCATCATCACTGAGGTCATACTGTATCAGATCAATTGGTATTATTTCCCAGTTTGTTTCCTTGACATCACCCCTGTGTGTAGTGTTCGCGCAGTCCTGAGgggtgcagccacagactgttctgtctgtttCACCGTCATTTTCtccttcgatcgatttgtggcaATTTGTTGCACGAAGCTAAAAACAAAATATTGCACCGGGAAAACTGCAGCTGTGGTTCTATCAACAACCGGCATTCTTCTCTGTTTACGAAACATTCCCCTCTATTTCAGATATGAACCGGGATGGATAATCGACAGTATACAATGGTTTTGTTACACAATACCAGGCTATTTTACTGAGCCTGGATGGGTGGTATTTGACTGGTTTAAGATGGGTTTAACCCCAGTGCTCCCATTCGCTTTAattttgctgctcaatgctctgactgtcagacacattttagtggcaaGTCGAGTCCGTcagggactgaggggtgagagcaagggaaagaatcgcagtgacccagagatggagagcagaaGGAAGTCTGTGATTTTACTATTCGCCATTTCCGGCAGCTTCATTCTTCTGTGGTTGTTGCATGTTATCGACTTCTTACATTATAACATTGCAGGAGGAAATTCCAGCTCTGGCAATGATGTGTATTACATTTTTGAACAAGTAGGGTTCATGCTGCGGAATTTGAATtgtacaaacacatttatttacggaaTGATACAAtgcaagttcagagagcagttgaagagcgcggtgaaatatccggttacctcaattaTTCAATTAATGAATAATCAGAACAACTGA